In one window of Desulfonatronum thioautotrophicum DNA:
- the frr gene encoding ribosome recycling factor, whose protein sequence is MASIMDDNKERMEKSLQSLDREFKRLRTGRASSALLDGIRVDYYGTPTPLEQLASISIPDSRTISIQPWDRGAFKDVEKAILKSELGLNPVNDGKTLRIIIPPLTEERRKELVKIAKKFTEEAKVSIRNIRRDANDALKKQEKAKEITEDELHKTQDEVQKLTDEYIAKTDAVFAAKEKEIMEI, encoded by the coding sequence ATGGCATCCATAATGGACGACAACAAGGAACGCATGGAAAAGTCCCTGCAAAGCCTGGACAGGGAGTTCAAAAGGCTGCGCACCGGGCGGGCTTCCTCAGCCCTGCTGGACGGCATTCGCGTGGACTATTACGGCACGCCCACACCATTGGAACAGCTGGCTTCCATTTCCATACCGGACAGCCGGACCATTTCCATCCAACCCTGGGACCGTGGGGCGTTCAAGGACGTGGAAAAGGCCATCCTCAAATCCGAGCTTGGATTGAACCCGGTCAATGACGGCAAAACCCTACGGATCATCATTCCGCCGCTTACCGAGGAGCGGCGCAAAGAGTTGGTCAAGATTGCCAAGAAGTTCACCGAGGAAGCCAAGGTCAGCATTCGCAACATTCGCCGCGATGCGAACGACGCGCTGAAAAAACAGGAAAAGGCCAAGGAAATTACCGAGGACGAGCTGCACAAGACCCAGGACGAGGTGCAGAAGCTGACGGACGAATATATTGCCAAGACCGACGCCGTTTTTGCGGCCAAGGAAAAGGAAATCATGGAGATTTGA
- the pyrH gene encoding UMP kinase, which yields MMELRYPRILLKISGEALAGPNQFGIDPETIDTFCREMFEVAELGVELALVIGGGNIFRGLSAASRGMDRAGADYMGMLATVINSLAVQDGLEKLGLATRVMTAFPMQQVAEPYIRRRAIRHLEKKRVVICAAGTGNPFFTTDTAAVLRGAELKVQAILKATKVDGVYDKDPKKDQDAQMFSHISYIDVLKKRLKVMDSTAISLAMDNNLPIVVFNLFTEGNIKRVALGEPTGTLVTGGE from the coding sequence ATAATGGAACTGCGCTACCCCCGAATATTGCTGAAAATCAGCGGCGAGGCCCTGGCTGGGCCCAACCAGTTCGGGATCGATCCCGAGACCATCGACACATTTTGTCGGGAAATGTTCGAGGTCGCCGAACTGGGCGTTGAACTGGCGCTGGTGATCGGCGGCGGGAATATTTTCCGAGGGTTGTCAGCGGCCTCCCGGGGCATGGATCGGGCCGGGGCGGATTACATGGGCATGCTGGCCACGGTCATCAACTCCCTGGCCGTCCAGGATGGCCTGGAAAAATTGGGACTGGCCACGCGGGTGATGACCGCTTTTCCCATGCAGCAAGTGGCCGAGCCCTATATCCGTCGCCGGGCTATCCGCCATCTGGAAAAGAAACGGGTGGTGATCTGCGCCGCGGGCACGGGTAATCCGTTTTTTACCACGGACACCGCCGCGGTGCTCCGCGGTGCTGAACTCAAGGTGCAGGCCATTCTCAAAGCCACCAAGGTAGATGGCGTCTACGACAAGGATCCCAAAAAGGATCAAGATGCCCAGATGTTTTCGCATATCTCCTATATTGATGTCCTGAAGAAGCGCCTGAAAGTCATGGACTCTACGGCCATTTCCCTGGCCATGGATAACAACTTGCCCATCGTGGTCTTCAACCTGTTCACCGAGGGCAACATCAAGCGGGTCGCATTGGGAGAACCAACGGGAACGCTGGTTACAGGAGGAGAGTAA
- the tsf gene encoding translation elongation factor Ts produces the protein MAITASLVKELRERTGAGMMDCKKALQECEGDQEKSLLWLREKGLAKAQKKSGRATSQGVIGSYIHSNGKIGVMVELKCETDFVAKNEKFLELARDLAMQVAATAPLCVAAEDIPEDVQERERQLFTQQTRDEGKPENIIPKIVDGRMKKFAQEVCLLEQAFIKDDSRKIKDLITETIAVLGENIQVGRIVRLALGEEA, from the coding sequence ATGGCCATTACCGCAAGTTTGGTGAAGGAACTGCGCGAGCGTACCGGCGCGGGCATGATGGATTGCAAGAAGGCCTTGCAGGAGTGCGAAGGGGACCAGGAAAAATCTCTGCTTTGGCTGCGTGAAAAAGGCCTGGCCAAGGCGCAAAAAAAGTCCGGAAGAGCTACCTCCCAGGGCGTCATCGGTTCCTATATTCATTCCAACGGCAAGATCGGGGTGATGGTTGAGCTGAAGTGCGAGACCGATTTCGTGGCCAAGAATGAAAAATTTCTGGAACTGGCCAGAGACTTGGCCATGCAGGTGGCTGCTACGGCTCCTTTGTGCGTGGCTGCTGAGGACATTCCGGAAGACGTCCAGGAGCGGGAACGCCAGCTTTTCACCCAGCAAACTCGGGACGAAGGCAAGCCGGAAAACATTATTCCCAAGATCGTGGACGGTCGGATGAAAAAGTTCGCCCAGGAAGTTTGTCTGCTGGAGCAGGCTTTCATCAAGGACGACTCGCGCAAGATCAAGGATTTGATCACGGAAACCATCGCCGTGCTTGGCGAAAACATCCAGGTCGGCCGGATTGTGCGGCTGGCCCTGGGGGAAGAAGCGTAA
- the rpsB gene encoding 30S ribosomal protein S2 gives MAYVTMKQMLETGVHFGHQTRRWNPKMRPYIFGARNGIHIIDLQQTVKMFQKAHDFIAETVAQGGKVMFVGTKPQAREIIKQEAERVGMYSVTHRWMGGTLTNFQTIRSSIQRLKKLETMFEDGTINRFVKKEIVRMQRDVEKLNLALGGIKDMEGLPQAAFIIDPNREDIAVQECRKLNIPVVAVVDTNCDPDLIDFIIPGNDDAIRAIKLFSASIADACSEGAARMRDMDEAAEKAADAALAQAAAESEETEAEREQDATEEK, from the coding sequence ATGGCGTACGTAACAATGAAGCAGATGCTGGAGACCGGGGTGCACTTTGGTCACCAGACCCGGCGTTGGAATCCCAAGATGCGACCGTACATCTTCGGTGCGCGCAACGGCATCCATATCATCGATCTGCAGCAGACAGTGAAGATGTTTCAGAAGGCCCACGATTTCATTGCCGAGACCGTGGCCCAGGGTGGAAAGGTCATGTTCGTGGGCACCAAGCCCCAGGCCAGGGAAATCATCAAGCAGGAAGCCGAGAGAGTGGGCATGTATTCCGTGACCCATCGCTGGATGGGCGGCACCCTGACCAATTTCCAGACCATTCGCAGCAGCATCCAGCGTTTGAAGAAGCTGGAAACCATGTTCGAGGATGGAACCATCAACCGGTTCGTCAAGAAGGAAATCGTGCGCATGCAGCGCGACGTAGAAAAGCTGAACCTAGCCCTGGGCGGGATCAAGGACATGGAAGGCCTGCCCCAGGCAGCGTTCATCATTGACCCGAACCGTGAAGACATCGCTGTTCAGGAATGCCGCAAGCTGAATATTCCAGTGGTTGCCGTGGTGGACACCAACTGCGACCCGGATCTGATCGACTTCATCATCCCGGGCAATGACGACGCCATCCGGGCAATCAAGCTGTTTTCCGCAAGCATTGCCGACGCATGCTCCGAAGGGGCAGCCAGGATGCGCGATATGGACGAGGCGGCTGAAAAGGCTGCCGACGCCGCGCTGGCCCAGGCCGCCGCGGAAAGCGAAGAGACGGAAGCTGAACGTGAACAAGACGCTACGGAGGAGAAATAA
- the thiS gene encoding sulfur carrier protein ThiS — protein sequence MRVIINGKPEEVAMGVTLLELIETRQLHPSRVVAELNREIVPGDRFANTILSEGDRLELLQFVGGG from the coding sequence ATGCGGGTGATCATCAATGGCAAGCCGGAAGAGGTCGCAATGGGCGTCACGCTATTGGAACTCATTGAGACCAGGCAATTACATCCTTCCCGGGTCGTGGCCGAATTGAATCGGGAGATCGTTCCTGGTGATCGTTTCGCGAATACGATCCTCAGTGAAGGCGATAGACTGGAACTGCTGCAGTTCGTGGGAGGTGGCTGA
- a CDS encoding thiazole synthase, giving the protein MQDMNDIFEIGGERLNSRLFTGTGKYGDDAMIPDVCAASGSEVITVALRRVDFQAATGNVTDHIPKTMRLLPNTSGARTADEAVRIARLARAMGCGNWIKIEVIADNNHLLPDGYATINATETLAAEGFVVLPYVNADLYVARDLVSAGAAAVMPLGAPIGTNRGLQTKEMIRILIEEIDLPIIVDAGLGRPSHACEAMEMGADAVLVNTAIATAADPVTMGRAFGEAVLAGRRGFLAGPGAQRLRADASSPLTGFLEG; this is encoded by the coding sequence ATGCAGGACATGAACGATATATTTGAGATCGGCGGGGAACGTCTGAACAGCCGCCTGTTCACCGGGACAGGGAAATACGGTGACGACGCGATGATTCCGGACGTCTGCGCGGCTTCCGGGTCCGAGGTGATCACCGTGGCCCTGAGGCGGGTGGATTTTCAGGCCGCCACGGGCAATGTCACGGACCACATTCCCAAGACCATGCGACTGCTACCCAACACCTCCGGGGCGCGAACGGCTGACGAGGCCGTGCGCATTGCCCGGCTGGCCAGGGCCATGGGCTGCGGGAACTGGATCAAAATCGAGGTCATCGCGGACAACAACCACCTGCTTCCGGACGGCTATGCCACGATCAATGCCACGGAAACGCTGGCTGCCGAGGGGTTTGTGGTCCTGCCCTACGTCAATGCGGATTTGTACGTGGCCAGGGACCTGGTTTCCGCCGGAGCCGCGGCGGTGATGCCCCTGGGTGCGCCCATCGGCACCAATCGCGGTCTGCAGACCAAAGAGATGATTCGCATCCTGATCGAGGAAATCGACCTGCCGATCATCGTGGACGCCGGGCTGGGGCGGCCTTCCCATGCCTGCGAGGCCATGGAAATGGGCGCGGACGCAGTGCTGGTGAACACGGCCATTGCCACGGCCGCCGATCCCGTGACCATGGGGCGGGCATTCGGCGAAGCCGTGCTGGCCGGACGGCGCGGTTTTCTTGCCGGACCGGGAGCGCAACGCCTGAGGGCTGACGCGTCCTCGCCGTTGACCGGCTTTTTGGAAGGGTGA
- the thiH gene encoding 2-iminoacetate synthase ThiH, with the protein MSFAKDMESYAGLDMSTTIHGKQRRDVHQALGKERPGPDDLLALLSPAAGDMLEELARKAADLTLRHFGRAVQLFTPLYVSDFCTNRCVYCGFNAEQGSKRRQLSLEEVRVEAERIATTGLRQILVLTGDARAKAPPEFLEQVLNVLREFFPSLLLEVYALTRDEYARMIHAGAEGLTIYQETYDPEQYARMHPGGPKQDYAFRLDAPERACRAGMRWVGIGALYGLGDWRMDAFWAALHARWLQDQYPGAEIGLSLPRMRPHAGAWQPEHPVADRDLTQILLAQRLYLPRASITLSTREPARLRENLLPLGVTRLSAGVSTSVGGHGSGQAGTPQFEVADDRSVSEIAAMLRNKGFQPVFKDWQPFDTVAA; encoded by the coding sequence ATGAGCTTTGCCAAGGACATGGAATCCTACGCGGGCCTGGACATGTCCACGACCATCCATGGGAAACAGCGTCGGGACGTGCATCAAGCCCTGGGGAAAGAGCGGCCGGGGCCGGATGATCTGTTGGCCCTGCTTTCTCCGGCTGCCGGTGACATGCTCGAAGAACTGGCCCGCAAGGCCGCGGACCTGACCCTGCGGCATTTTGGCCGTGCGGTTCAGCTGTTCACCCCGCTCTATGTCTCGGACTTCTGTACCAATCGCTGCGTCTATTGCGGCTTCAACGCGGAACAGGGGAGCAAGCGCCGCCAGCTTTCCCTGGAAGAAGTCCGCGTCGAGGCCGAGCGCATCGCCACCACCGGTCTGCGCCAGATCCTGGTGCTCACTGGCGACGCCCGGGCCAAGGCACCGCCGGAATTTCTGGAGCAGGTTCTGAACGTGCTCCGGGAGTTCTTCCCCAGCCTGCTCCTGGAGGTCTACGCCCTGACCAGGGACGAATACGCCCGGATGATTCATGCCGGCGCCGAGGGGCTGACCATTTATCAAGAAACCTACGATCCGGAGCAGTACGCCCGGATGCACCCCGGCGGCCCGAAACAGGACTATGCATTTCGCTTGGACGCCCCGGAACGGGCCTGCCGGGCCGGGATGCGCTGGGTGGGCATCGGCGCGCTCTACGGTCTGGGCGACTGGCGCATGGATGCCTTTTGGGCTGCCCTGCATGCTCGCTGGCTGCAGGATCAATACCCCGGCGCAGAAATCGGCTTGTCCCTGCCACGGATGCGCCCTCATGCCGGTGCCTGGCAGCCGGAGCATCCGGTTGCGGACCGGGATCTGACCCAGATCCTCCTGGCCCAGCGCCTCTATCTGCCTCGGGCATCCATCACGCTATCCACCAGGGAGCCAGCCCGGCTGCGGGAAAATCTCCTGCCTCTGGGTGTGACCCGCCTCTCCGCCGGGGTCTCCACGTCTGTGGGCGGACATGGGTCAGGCCAGGCTGGAACGCCGCAGTTCGAGGTGGCCGATGATCGCAGTGTGAGCGAGATCGCGGCCATGCTGCGGAACAAGGGATTTCAGCCGGTGTTCAAGGACTGGCAACCATTTGACACGGTTGCCGCATGA
- the thiF gene encoding sulfur carrier protein ThiS adenylyltransferase ThiF, giving the protein MNITEQGIARHIGPETLVRLQQVRIGLAGAGGLGSNCAQALVRSGFKRFVLVDFDRVEPSNLNRQFFFPDQVGLPKVVALGANLLRINPDLELKLHETAITLDNVHPFFAGCDAMLECVDDPAVKKLLAEAMLPTATLFVAASGIAGCGNTDRIRTRRLRSNFFLVGDEQTTACSDTPPLAPLVTLAAAKQADVVLHHFLHQHEQGAHAGAPLRKCIDRPWTVEP; this is encoded by the coding sequence ATGAACATCACCGAACAGGGCATCGCCCGCCACATTGGTCCGGAAACCCTGGTCCGACTGCAACAGGTGCGCATCGGCCTAGCCGGGGCCGGGGGGCTGGGGTCCAATTGCGCCCAGGCCCTAGTCCGCTCCGGGTTCAAGCGTTTCGTGCTTGTGGACTTCGACCGGGTGGAACCATCCAACCTGAATCGGCAGTTCTTTTTTCCGGACCAGGTCGGCCTGCCCAAGGTCGTTGCCCTGGGCGCCAACCTGTTGCGGATCAATCCGGACCTGGAACTGAAGCTGCACGAGACAGCGATCACCCTGGATAATGTTCACCCGTTCTTCGCGGGATGCGATGCCATGCTGGAATGCGTGGACGACCCGGCAGTGAAAAAGCTGCTGGCCGAGGCCATGCTCCCCACCGCAACCCTGTTCGTGGCCGCCTCGGGTATTGCCGGATGCGGGAATACCGATCGCATCCGCACCAGACGCCTTCGGAGTAATTTTTTCCTCGTGGGCGACGAGCAAACCACCGCCTGTTCGGATACACCGCCCCTGGCCCCCTTGGTCACCCTGGCTGCCGCGAAACAGGCCGACGTGGTGCTGCATCATTTTCTGCATCAGCACGAACAGGGCGCACACGCAGGTGCGCCCCTACGGAAATGCATTGACCGACCATGGACCGTTGAACCGTGA
- the thiE gene encoding thiamine phosphate synthase: MNNPLRDIDLYGLTSEEHSLGRTNLEVVRTMLDAGIRLIQYREKDKPGRTKLEECTAIRELTRQTGALFLVNDDVAVAQAVGADGVHVGQDDLPVPVVRRLLGPGKIIGLSTHCPDEARAAVQAGADYIGVGPIFATKTKKDVCAPVGLEYLEWVTANLSIPFVAIGGIKEHNIGEVVQRGASCVAMITEIVAKPDIPAQIQALRKAMQQKIKETQS; the protein is encoded by the coding sequence ATGAACAATCCCTTACGCGACATCGACCTGTACGGCCTGACCAGCGAGGAGCATTCCCTGGGTCGGACCAACCTGGAGGTGGTCCGGACCATGCTGGACGCCGGGATCAGGCTTATCCAGTACCGGGAAAAGGACAAGCCCGGACGGACCAAGCTGGAGGAATGCACGGCCATCCGGGAGTTGACCCGCCAGACCGGGGCCCTGTTTCTGGTCAACGACGACGTGGCCGTGGCCCAGGCCGTGGGTGCGGACGGGGTGCATGTGGGCCAGGACGACCTCCCGGTCCCGGTGGTCCGCCGCCTGCTTGGCCCAGGCAAAATCATCGGCCTGTCCACCCACTGTCCGGATGAAGCCCGGGCCGCGGTACAGGCCGGAGCGGACTACATCGGCGTGGGCCCGATCTTCGCCACCAAGACCAAGAAGGACGTCTGCGCTCCGGTGGGCCTGGAATACCTGGAATGGGTCACGGCCAACCTGTCGATTCCCTTTGTAGCCATCGGCGGGATCAAGGAGCATAACATCGGCGAGGTGGTTCAGCGGGGCGCGTCCTGCGTGGCCATGATCACGGAAATCGTCGCAAAACCGGATATTCCCGCGCAGATCCAAGCCCTGCGCAAGGCCATGCAACAGAAGATAAAGGAAACACAATCATGA
- the thiC gene encoding phosphomethylpyrimidine synthase ThiC → MSWTTQMNAARQGIVTDQMRIVAANESMPLETLMERMAAGEVIIPANKNHAHLDPEGVGRGLRTKINVNLGISKDACDMDLEMEKVRHALRLGAEAIMDLSCFGKTREFRQALIAESRAMIGTVPIYDAVGFYDKNLSDISADEFFDVVQAHVDDGVDFLTIHCGLNRLTAERIEKTNRLTSLVSRGGSLLYAWMKENDAENPFYEHYDRLLEICAKHDVTLSLGDGCRPGSLHDATDAVQVQEMIVLGELTKRAWERDVQVMIEGPGHMALNEIAANMVLEKRLCHGAPFYVLGPLVTDVAPGYDHITSAIGGAVAAAAGADFLCYVTPAEHLRLPTLEDMKEGIMASRIAAHAADIAKGIPGARNWDDKMSKARADLDWEAMFNLALDPEKARAYRESSKPAHEDSCTMCGKMCAVRTMKRIREGKDIRLDD, encoded by the coding sequence ATGAGTTGGACAACCCAGATGAACGCGGCCCGCCAAGGCATCGTCACGGATCAAATGCGCATCGTGGCGGCCAATGAGAGCATGCCCCTGGAAACTCTTATGGAACGCATGGCCGCCGGCGAGGTGATCATTCCGGCGAACAAGAATCACGCCCACCTGGACCCTGAAGGCGTCGGCCGGGGGCTGCGGACCAAGATCAACGTCAATCTGGGCATTTCCAAGGACGCCTGCGACATGGACCTGGAAATGGAAAAGGTCCGCCACGCCCTGCGCCTGGGAGCCGAGGCGATCATGGACTTAAGCTGCTTCGGCAAGACCCGCGAATTCCGCCAGGCCCTGATCGCCGAATCCCGGGCCATGATCGGCACGGTACCCATCTATGACGCCGTGGGCTTCTACGACAAAAATCTGTCCGACATCAGCGCGGACGAATTCTTCGACGTGGTCCAGGCCCACGTGGACGACGGGGTGGACTTCCTGACCATCCACTGCGGCTTGAACCGTTTAACCGCGGAGCGGATCGAGAAGACCAATCGCCTGACCTCCCTGGTCTCCCGGGGCGGCTCCCTGCTCTACGCCTGGATGAAGGAGAACGACGCGGAAAACCCGTTCTACGAGCACTACGACCGGCTCCTGGAGATCTGCGCCAAGCACGACGTGACCCTGAGCCTGGGCGACGGCTGCCGCCCCGGCTCCCTGCACGACGCCACGGACGCGGTCCAGGTTCAGGAAATGATCGTCCTGGGCGAGCTGACCAAGCGGGCCTGGGAGCGCGACGTCCAGGTGATGATCGAAGGCCCCGGACACATGGCCCTGAACGAAATCGCCGCGAACATGGTCCTGGAGAAACGACTCTGCCACGGCGCGCCCTTCTACGTCCTCGGCCCCCTGGTCACGGACGTGGCTCCGGGTTACGACCACATCACCAGCGCCATCGGCGGAGCCGTGGCCGCGGCCGCCGGCGCGGACTTCCTCTGCTACGTCACCCCGGCCGAACACCTGCGCCTGCCCACATTGGAAGACATGAAGGAAGGCATCATGGCCTCCCGCATCGCGGCTCACGCCGCGGACATCGCCAAGGGCATTCCCGGCGCGCGCAACTGGGACGACAAGATGTCCAAAGCCCGGGCCGACCTGGACTGGGAGGCCATGTTCAACCTGGCCCTGGACCCGGAAAAAGCCCGCGCCTACCGCGAATCCTCCAAACCGGCCCACGAGGACTCCTGCACCATGTGCGGCAAAATGTGCGCGGTCCGGACCATGAAGCGGATCAGGGAAGGGAAGGATATTCGGTTGGATGATTGA
- a CDS encoding type II toxin-antitoxin system HicB family antitoxin, giving the protein MEYKGYYAKVEFDDEADIFHGEVVNLRDVITFEGETVQQLKQAFQDSVDDYLEFCAKRGENPEKPYSGKFVVRVEPELHKNVTVEARKAGVSLNAWVADTISKALNGHASQGRSC; this is encoded by the coding sequence ATGGAATACAAGGGGTATTACGCAAAAGTCGAGTTTGATGACGAAGCGGATATTTTTCATGGCGAAGTCGTCAATTTACGGGACGTTATTACTTTTGAGGGGGAAACGGTCCAGCAACTCAAGCAGGCTTTTCAGGATTCCGTCGACGATTACCTGGAATTTTGCGCAAAGCGTGGAGAGAATCCTGAGAAGCCTTATTCGGGCAAGTTCGTGGTGCGCGTTGAACCCGAGTTGCACAAGAATGTGACGGTTGAAGCCCGTAAAGCGGGAGTCAGCTTGAATGCCTGGGTTGCCGACACGATTTCCAAAGCATTGAACGGCCACGCCAGTCAGGGCCGTTCGTGCTGA
- a CDS encoding type II toxin-antitoxin system HicA family toxin, whose product MNKKQRLVLKLLFEKPERSDILWRDIEGLLAALGAEMSEGKGSRVRVALNDVRAVFHRPHPERVSSKAAVKSVRRFLVEAGVQV is encoded by the coding sequence ATGAATAAGAAGCAACGTCTTGTTTTGAAACTGTTGTTCGAAAAGCCCGAACGTTCGGATATTTTGTGGCGAGATATTGAAGGCTTGCTTGCGGCGTTGGGGGCTGAGATGAGTGAAGGAAAAGGTTCGCGAGTGAGGGTGGCGCTCAATGATGTCCGTGCTGTTTTCCACCGTCCTCATCCGGAACGGGTATCGAGCAAAGCCGCGGTAAAATCGGTTCGAAGGTTTCTTGTCGAAGCGGGGGTGCAGGTGTGA
- a CDS encoding GNAT family N-acetyltransferase, translating into MLEIRLEAPQDQNAIQHLNLAAFENGPEAGLVDVLRSSCKEYLAFVAVEDGVVVGHILFTPVTVDGSDVTGMGLAPMAVLPSHQRKGIGSLLVRHGLDHLRQSGCPFAIVLGHPEYYPRFGFEPASRYGLVSQWEGVPDAAFMVAVLDPEVLPKEGGTARYRGEFDAAM; encoded by the coding sequence ATGCTCGAAATCCGATTGGAAGCCCCCCAAGACCAGAATGCCATTCAGCATCTGAACCTGGCCGCCTTCGAGAACGGCCCGGAGGCGGGTTTGGTGGATGTGCTCCGGAGTTCCTGCAAGGAATATCTCGCCTTTGTGGCCGTGGAGGACGGCGTTGTCGTCGGCCACATCCTGTTCACTCCGGTCACGGTGGATGGCTCCGATGTGACGGGCATGGGACTTGCGCCCATGGCGGTGCTGCCCTCCCACCAACGCAAAGGCATCGGCTCCCTGCTGGTCCGGCACGGGCTGGATCATCTGCGCCAGTCCGGCTGCCCCTTCGCCATCGTCCTGGGCCACCCGGAATACTACCCGCGCTTTGGCTTCGAGCCGGCATCCAGGTATGGACTTGTCAGCCAATGGGAGGGGGTGCCGGATGCGGCGTTCATGGTCGCGGTGTTGGACCCTGAAGTCCTGCCCAAAGAGGGCGGCACGGCCCGGTATAGGGGCGAATTTGATGCCGCAATGTAG
- a CDS encoding type II toxin-antitoxin system Phd/YefM family antitoxin: MRIVSFSEARNGLKAVIDTVIDDAECTIISRRDAPAAVIMSMDQYNSLMETVHLLRSPANVVHLQESIQQYKNGRVVERDLLDE; this comes from the coding sequence ATGCGTATCGTATCGTTCTCCGAGGCCCGCAATGGGCTGAAAGCCGTCATCGACACCGTGATCGACGACGCCGAATGCACCATCATCAGCCGGCGTGATGCGCCGGCTGCCGTGATCATGTCCATGGACCAGTACAACAGCCTGATGGAAACCGTGCACCTGCTGAGATCTCCGGCCAATGTCGTCCACCTACAGGAATCCATCCAGCAATACAAAAACGGAAGAGTGGTCGAGCGGGATCTGCTGGATGAGTAG
- a CDS encoding Txe/YoeB family addiction module toxin produces the protein MSRLLAWTNAAWSDYLFWQTQDKKTLRRINRLIADVLRSPFSGIGKPEALRESLAGFWSRRIDESNRLVYAVDDTHITIISCRYHY, from the coding sequence ATGAGTAGGTTGCTGGCCTGGACCAATGCGGCCTGGTCCGACTATCTTTTCTGGCAGACCCAGGACAAAAAGACGCTCAGGAGGATCAATAGGCTGATTGCCGATGTGCTCCGGTCACCGTTTTCAGGCATCGGCAAACCCGAGGCGCTCAGGGAAAGCCTCGCCGGCTTCTGGTCCCGGAGGATCGATGAGTCCAATCGTCTGGTTTACGCCGTGGACGATACGCACATCACGATCATTTCCTGCAGGTATCATTATTGA